The Rhododendron vialii isolate Sample 1 chromosome 5a, ASM3025357v1 genome contains a region encoding:
- the LOC131327510 gene encoding fasciclin-like arabinogalactan protein 7 — protein MMILWELTVLTRNEKISSHILWKLKSTVGLGKIMDFTLMFIVTITLVLNFSPYSQSFVNLTDILSSPNVHLLTFLSLLQTENVIETLQTQANSQTGLTLFAPNDGAIAIDNVPWGNLSLAQLQSLLLSHALPEYFGDTSSGISTLRQLSPVTTMAGGQYTMSITYVSGTFYVNVSSSSSAQVLTVLTPTTYPTQVYEIDKVLMPEAIFGTNSLPPPPPPTPATATATSVWTNSTPPYTPHRSTFALLL, from the exons ATGATGATCTTGTGGGAATTAACGGTTCTTACCAGGAACGAGAAAATTTCCTCCCATATTCTGTG GAAGTTGAAGAGTACTGTGGGCTTGGGAAAGATCATGGATTTCACTCTGATGTTCATTGTTACCATCACATTAGTCCTCAATTTTTCCCCATATTCCCAAAGTTTCGTTAACCTAACCGACATACTCTCCTCTCCCAACGTCCACCTCCTCACCTTCCTCAGCCTCCTCCAGACGGAGAATGTCATCGAAACCTTGCAAACGCAAGCCAACTCTCAGACCGGACTAACCCTCTTTGCCCCAAACGACGGCGCCATTGCCATCGACAACGTCCCTTGGGGAAACCTCTCTTTAGCCCAGCTCCAGTCACTTCTTCTCTCCCATGCCCTCCCAGAGTATTTCGGGGATACGTCATCAGGCATAAGTACCCTACGCCAACTTAGCCCTGTCACCACAATGGCCGGAGGCCAGTACACTATGAGCATCACATATGTGTCGGGTACCTTTTACGTGAACGTCTCCAGTTCGAGCAGCGCCCAAGTGCTCACTGTACTGACCCCAACTACTTATCCTACCCAGGTTTACGAGATTGATAAGGTGCTTATGCCTGAGGCGATTTTTGGTACTAATagtcttcctcctcctcctcctcctacaCCTGCGACTGCGACTGCGACGTCAGTTTGGACAAATTCCACACCACCTTACACGCCACATCGAAGTACGTTCGCTTTGCTTTTGTAA
- the LOC131326974 gene encoding protein kinase STUNTED-like codes for MSVVKLVMRLPNQSTPQSPLSKEGGFSPMTPIEAESPFSPQSNSTTDTSELPENLEKFFIKNSSGCKWFSYDVMKTSTLKFSSDKLIGKGGCTCVYKGILPDGKPVAVKVLKSSKESWKDFTQVVDVLIGVCVEDNALISVYDLLPKGNLEENLHGNSKEKSVLSWQVRCKVAVGIAEALNYLHYECSTPVIHRDVKSSNILLLDEFEPKLSDFGLATWGPSDSSFLTDNDVVVTFQNLAPEYFMYGKVNEKINAYSFGVVLLELLSARKPISSESTKGQESLVMWARPKLESGDLRSILDPNLDGNIDEVQIQRMALAVRFCLIRSARLHPKMRQILNILKGDKDVEEFVKSQFGDRRGTENEENTDDEVYPHSSTESHLTLVLLDMEDTSTSFSSGEPSSGTSSEEYLKGRWSRSSSLD; via the exons ATGTCGGTTGTGAAGTTGGTAATGCGATTACCGAACCAGTCTACACCGCAGAGTCCTCTATCCAAGGAAGGTGGTTTTAGTCCAATGACTCCAATTGAAGCAGAAAGTCCTTTCTCACCACAGAGTAACAGCACTACAGATACAAGTGAGCTACCAGAGAATTTGGAGAAGTTCTTCATAAAAAATTCATCCGGCTGCAAATGGTTCAGCTACGATGTCATGAAAACTTCTACTTTGAAATTCTCCTCAG ATAAGCTGATCGGTAAAGGAGGGTGTACTTGCGTGTATAAGGGGATTCTTCCGGATGGGAAGCCGGTGGCAGTCAAGGTTTTAAAGTCGTCCAAAGAATCATGGAAGGATTTTACTCAGGTAGTTGATGTTTTGATTGGTGTATGTGTTGAAGACAATGCCCTGATCTCTGTTTATGATTTGTTGCCTAAAGGAAATCTAGAGGAAAACCTACACG GTAATAGCAAAGAAAAATCAGTATTGTCATGGCAAGTGAGATGCAAAGTAGCTGTTGGGATTGCTGAAGCCCTAAATTACCTTCACTATGAATGCTCTACCCCAGTGATTCATAGAGATGTCAAGTCCTCAAATATCCTTCTTCTCGATGAGTTTGAACCAAAG TTATCTGATTTTGGGTTAGCAACATGGGGGCCGTCAGATTCATCGTTCCTGACAGACAATGATGTAGTAGTAACTTTTCAGAATCTTGCTCCCGAGTATTTTATGTATGGAAAAGTCAATGAAAAGATCAATGcctactcttttggtgtggttctccTTGAATTGTTATCGGCGAGGAAACCGATCAGTTCGGAGTCTACCAAAGGCCAAGAAAGCTTGGTCATGTGG GCAAGACCAAAGCTAGAGAGTGGAGATCTAAGAAGCATACTGGATCCTAACCTTGATGGCAATATCGATGAGGTTCAAATTCAGAGAATGGCTCTTGCAGTTAGGTTCTGCCTCATAAGATCAGCTCGGCTTCATCCTAAAATGAGACAG ATACTAAACATCTTAAAAGGGGACAAAGATGTAGAGGAATTTGTAAAATCCCAGTTTGGAGATCGAAGAGGTACAGAAAACGAGGAAAATACTGATGATGAAGTTTATCCCCATTCAAGCACAGAGTCTCATTTGACCCTTGTGTTGCTTGACATGGAAGACACCTCCACATCGTTCAGCAGTGGGGAGCCAAGCAGCGGAACTTCCTCAGAAGAATACTTGAAAGGAAGATGGAGCCGATCCTCAAGCTTAGATTAG
- the LOC131326966 gene encoding uncharacterized protein LOC131326966 isoform X2, with product MGALLVYVSIKWGFYRKNKGPGESSSQRDVELSRQTGRDGESQLPNQPQGASDGDKNANTGSGVSTGATTMEGGISLGTSKIDAPVSIGNTIINNVYPMLAKSRGGASFGNTAVGGGGSILNMNTGGGGSIGDPNIEGG from the exons ATGGGAGCACTTCTAGTGTATGTTAGCATAAAATGGGGGTTCTATAGAAAGAACAAAGGGCCGGGCGAATCGAGTTCGCAAAGAGACGTAGAACTATCTCGTCAAACTGGAAGGG ATGGGGAATCGCAGCTACCCAATCAGCCGCAAGGAGCATCCGATGGTGACAAGAACGCGAATACCGGTAGTGGTGTATCAACTGGGGCCACGACTATGGAAGGCGGTATATCCCTTGGGACCTCGAAAATTGATGCTCCTGTATCGATTGGCAACACGATTATAAATAATGTGTACCCGATGTTGGCAAAATCCAGAGGTGGTGCGTCATTCGGGAACACAGCTGTCGGAGGTGGTGGATCAATTCTGAACATGAATACTGGAGGTGGTGGATCGATTGGGGACCCAAATATCGAAGGTGGTTGA
- the LOC131326966 gene encoding uncharacterized protein LOC131326966 isoform X1: MGALLVYVSIKWGFYRKNKGPGESSSQRDVELSRQTGRARRSTLEKSNSLGAPDTTSRCYEKLAKATDYQAKLRGASDGDKNANTGSGVSTGATTMEGGISLGTSKIDAPVSIGNTIINNVYPMLAKSRGGASFGNTAVGGGGSILNMNTGGGGSIGDPNIEGG; this comes from the exons ATGGGAGCACTTCTAGTGTATGTTAGCATAAAATGGGGGTTCTATAGAAAGAACAAAGGGCCGGGCGAATCGAGTTCGCAAAGAGACGTAGAACTATCTCGTCAAACTGGAAGGG CTCGGCGAAGTACTTTAGAGAAATCAAACTCCCTTGGCGCTCCTGATACTACTTCACGTTGCTATGAAAAGCTTGCAAAGGCAACTGATTACCAAGCTAAGTTGCGAG GAGCATCCGATGGTGACAAGAACGCGAATACCGGTAGTGGTGTATCAACTGGGGCCACGACTATGGAAGGCGGTATATCCCTTGGGACCTCGAAAATTGATGCTCCTGTATCGATTGGCAACACGATTATAAATAATGTGTACCCGATGTTGGCAAAATCCAGAGGTGGTGCGTCATTCGGGAACACAGCTGTCGGAGGTGGTGGATCAATTCTGAACATGAATACTGGAGGTGGTGGATCGATTGGGGACCCAAATATCGAAGGTGGTTGA